The Cryptococcus deuterogattii R265 chromosome 4, complete sequence genome segment CCAAGACGTTACCAATGGCACCTGAAAGGCTAAGTAAAgccagcttcttctgttgTTCGCCCGACTCCGGGAACATGTGAACAGTAAGGTGGCTGTAACGAAGTTCCAGTATTCGATCGTTGAGGGTCAAGATATGAGAAGGCATAACGTActatgaagaaggaatagCTGTGCGATAATCAGATCAGCCCAAGGTCTTGGAGCATGCGAGGCCACCAACATTTACTTACTCATTGCTCCAGCGATTCCGCCTAGTCCTCGTAAGATGAGAAAACCGTACCTAAGATAGACTTTAGCGGCTCTTCAGTATTCAGACAGAAAAAAATTCACTTGTTAGAGGTGACGAAAGACACAATCAAACTGAATATTCCCAAAACAAAGAAACCTCCCTCAAAGACTATAGAGGCAGGAAAGAGGTCTGATAGACGTCCAGCCAGCAGAAGACAAGCAGCAAAGCAAAGAGAATAGGACGTGATGATCCAGACTATCTGAGAATAACCTAGTTTGATATCTTGAGAAATTTGGGCTACAGCCACTGCAACACCAGATACGCTGGAATGCTAGACTCAGTGATCGTCCATTTTCGATGAATCATTACGCGAAGGAATTCATTACGACTTACTTGCAAACATCAACAAACGTAGCGACTGAGAATATCAAAAGCAAGAGATTCTTTCTGCTTTGTCCAAGGCTTGCCAAGATGTGAGGGGCGTCTTCAACATTAACGACATGGTCCTGAACACCCTTCTCAACTTCGTTTTGTGAAGTTGTCATGCTTTTTTTGTCTACTGGGGACTGAACATTGGGGCTTTTGGTGAAGTCAGCGGGGAGCATGTGGTCCGACATAGCGAGTTGTCATAGAGTATTTTTGAATCGAAAGAGCACAGCGATGCCCTCTGTTACATGAAGTCATGGTGATTCTTATATATTCTGGATCTCGATGTTGAGAAAAGGAGCACTGGGTGAAATCAACGACGCACGACGGAGTCACCGACCGAGCACCACGACGCCGAGCAACGAAAGCTGACTCACTTTTTTCTGTGCTGTTATCGTCGTGCGTCAGGATGTGCCTTAGAAGTCGCGTCCCGATCAGCGCATAGGATCAGCACCAAATTAGCGTCCTTCAGTGAGATCACCGATTTAAATTATCAATCATCAATGGCTATAGGGATCGCCGTATCACCGAAACGCGCGGTGTGGGGCACTGCTAAATAATAAAATTATGTACAATTGGCTCTTACTTCACATTCCTCTTTTCGTTCAATGGCTCTTATTTCATAAAAAGATAAGAAAAACAAATAGTAAATGCGATAAATAAGATCACTAAGGTATGCGGGAATGTGGTATGGTGATGTATGGCATATGGCAGTCTTAATCCTCGTGTAGTGAATGATATGGAGCAAGGGAGCTGGAGGGTGAGAGCGGATGGACAAAATCTGATGACCAATGACCGTGGGATTTGTCATTTCGACTGCCAAGTCCTCATCGTATGTGGCAATATGCGTGAAGTGTCACATCTTATGTTTCATGATTCGACTTGGAGATCAAGGTTCACTATGCCCAGAACCTTACAGTACGTGTGCAGATACATGACTTCCGtgttctcctcttttcctaAGTCTTATCAGCCCACTCCTTCACAATCTCTGCGAACTCTTTGCCGATCCAGCCATCCACCTCGGTTTTAGGGATATCTCCCCAGTTGTTGTCACCCCATTTCTTGAAAATGGCAGCGCCAATAGCTCGAGGTCCCTGAAGCTGCTCTTCATTGTCCTTATCGCTAACTTCAATTTGCTCTGTAGGTTTACCATGTATTTTGGTCAGAACATCGACGATCTCTTGACCGGTCGGAGCAAAATCATAAATATTGAGAGTAGTACCGGGAAGCTGAGCGAGCTGGTCAATGTCAGTGACGAGCTCAGTGACAGCATGGCCTAGGTAGGCAAGCGATCTATGTTGGAATAAGCCGTTGGTAACACATCATCTGAGAGGGTCACTCACGTCAGGTGTAAAGGGTTCTTGAGGGACTGATGAAAATATTGAACCTTATTGTTCTTGACATCAACTCCTAAAGCCCTTTTTACAAGTTCAGCTAAACAGCATTTCTCTTCGTTTGTAAAACAACTCACTTGTagccaaagaagaacaaatCGAATAACCCAACCTTAATCTCAATGATTGGTACTTTGAGTTCTTTGGCCTTTTCAGCGACCCTCTCCTTGGCTTTTAGAGCTGCAAGCCCTGGAATTTCGATTTCCTGCTTATCCCAAGGGGCACCAAAATCGGAAGGGATGAATGTCTTGAGGGCGGATGAGCCTTGAAGGGCCTCCACTAGATAGTTTTGGGCTGAAACGCTCGGTGTGGCGATAGTGGAACTAAAACAGGTCATTCAGTCATGACTACCACAGTCGACGATTCCAACATTACTTACATGATAACTTCTAAGTCTTTGACTGTAGCTCgtatcttttcctcttccccctctttcAGTTCTATGACCCTCTTTTCAATACCCTCATCAGAAGGAATCTTGGATAAATCACTGCTAGGTCGATATAAGATAACCAGCTTGAGGGAGCCCTTCGTATGCGCGTTGATTAGATATGGCAAGAGGTTTGAACCGACCGTGCCGTTGTGGCCTAAAAGGGCGACGATAGGGGCCATGCGGATGATTGCCCTTCGATTGTCTGTTGTGAAAGATGAGTCTTGCAGGTCCATTAAAGCAGCGAAGTATTACAGAAGTCATTTATATGTAGCAAAAGGCGGAGCAAGAGTATGGCGCTTGAGCACATCATGCGTGCGTGCGAGGCATGACAAAAGAGGATTCTGCAACGAACGAGTCCGATCGCGTCAGCAATCGCAATTCTCTCCAAAATATAGCGGATCctgagaggaagacgcTATCATTACAATTCAACGTCTTGCACAAAGCCAACAGATCGCTGCTTGGAAGTGCATGGTGGTGTTGActttggaaaggaaaggtACGTATCAGCAAAAACTCATACACGTTTTGAAGTTGCTGGAATTTTCCGAAACGCGCGAAAAGTTGCCGAACAGGTCCTTATAGAAAACAGATTAACTTCTATTTGTGTCTAACTGACTCCGAAATTTGGTACATGGTTAATAGTCTGCAGTCATCAACACAagtcgtcgtcgtcatcgtcgtcagctgccttcttcctgtcaTTTCTGCGGCATAGGGCCGCGATTCCTGTTTAATTTGTCACATTATCGTAATTAGTCTGCGtattcttcctttcctgcTTCCTGCCTGCTCATCGACTCGTGTCGTACGTGCGCGTTGTAGACCCTGTTCCCTGTCCATTAGTTTACAGTTGTAATTCTATTACAATACAATTATTAAATGTTACAATTCGAAACCAGGTCTCAACTTATTCGTCTTTTGTTTGTAGTTGGTCTATAACTATAAACGTCAAGAAGCCATGTGGTGGCCGGAGGCTGCATCTGGCAGGACACTTGGTCCAACATTAGCACTCCTTCTGACAGCCCTTTCATTTATGCCACTTGAAGGTTTAGCGCAGAAGACATCTACCGGGGATTCGGAATTTATTGGTTGTTTAGACGATTCGCATAAGCTGTTGGCAGGAAGTCATCAGATCAAGAAAGACATCGCGAAAAGGTCTTATTATGAGTGCTCTGTAAGTTTCTCAACTATAAGGAAATAAGTCCTCAACTCTAGTCAGCACTAATACCCGGTGTCTACTGTGCAGGCGGCTTGTGTAGAAGCTGGCGCGTACCCCTACTCCTACTTCACCGACCTGGGGAAAGGCGTCCAAAAGTGCCATTGCTCTTCGATAGGCCCCAGACCTTCGGATTATGTGGTTCAGCCGGTTGGCTCATTCGGGTGTCGATTGGGACAAACTAGAGTGAGTTGCCTCTTATCTAAAATTAGTGGCTTCTGTTACGTGTAGGAGAACTCACTCGCAAATGGCACAGGCGGCTCTCACACAGACCGATCACCATTTCATCGTTTGCTCCTCAGGCTTCATAGGATCCTTTTCCAGAGCTGGTACCTATTCGTCGCCTCTGGATTGCCTTGAAGCTTgcggagaggatgagggtgccctctttcttcctaCATATAATGGCTTCTCCTGCCGGTGCGGAGGCGTCACTTCTGTTAAAAGTGTCGCCGCTTGCGGTGCTCCCAATGCCGAGTTCTCATACGTTTATAAGCCAGCAAAGAAACCAAAGGCGTTCAAATCCAAAGCGTCTTCTGGGAcagggaggaagaaattAGGGAAGGGATCAAAAAATCGATTGAATTTGCAAGAGGATGTCAAGAAATACGACAATCCGGTATGTAATCAATGTTTGAttaaagaaagaaagactCGAAGCTAACTTATGAATTTTGAATTTTGAAGTGCGATGATCCAGATTCCATATTAGGTTACTGTGGttttggtgaagaagatactCCAGTTTTCCATGACCGTACTCTGCGGTGATAGCTGGAGTCTCGAAACGTGGAAGCAGCTGGTAATGAGCTGCTGTTCCTGCATTAAGTATACTTGTAGCAATAGTAGCAATTGCCCTGTAGCAGGCAtacgagaagaaggcccaTGTACTGTTTGTGTCTTCTTTTCGAGCTACACATAAAATTACAGGGAAACAACTCTATAATGAAGTCGGCACCAGTATGTTACTATTTGGTGCATAAATCATAACGCTACATATCAAAAGATAGCTCTACGAGTATACGACGAAAAAAAGGTTAATCTAAGGTCTGACATTCTATGCTACAAATGCACTAATTTGTGCTTGTTGGCGACTGCAAGCTACACAAATCAGTTCAAAAGAAATCTGACGGTCCTGCGTCCTGTCATACGACTGTCCAGCTTCCAACTAGCGCCAATgccttctcatctcctttaCTTaactcttcaccttcaacgCCCCCAATCACATTGCCTATCATCTCCCATGGATCCCTACCTCCACCCCAtttcaacatcttctctttcaacaactctcctccttccctaGTCAGTATTCCTTCAGCCCTTTGGTCATAAGCTTGAGGTACCCCGGGACGATGAAACAAGGTGGACCATATTTTTCCCGCAATAGCTCGGTCAAATAGGTAAGAGTAGTACGTCGCCCCGTATCCGTACAGATGGCCGAACTGTGTTTGCCAAGCTGTTCCAGGCACTGGTTGAATGACTCCTATTTCTTGCTGAAGTTGGAACCATATAGCAGTAGAATCAAAATCATCTTGTCCATGACGCAAGGTATGATATTTCTGATCCAGAAGAGCCATAGTGATCTGCCCATGAGTCTCGAGGGCACTTAGAGACTGATTGAGAGCTAGGTGGGCCTCGATAACAGGGATAGGCAGAGGTTCCCCGGTGGCATGATGGAATGCAAAAGTGCTGAGGACTACCGGTGATGAAACAAAATGCTCCATTAGTATCGAAGGAAGCTCTACGAAATCGGTGGCGCATCTTGTTCCGGAAACATTGTGGTACTCTGTCCGGCCAATCATGGCTACGAAGAACATCAGCGCTGCATTTTTGTTAATTAGCGATAGCAACTGACAGTGGATTGCATGTCCCATTTCATGAAACAACGTCTCCAAATCGTTCCAATTCAACAACGCAggtctttcttcattcaccGTACCGACATCCATTGACAATACGACGATAGGCAGCTGGTATTTCCCTGGCTTGCCTGACAAAAACTCCCCTTCCGTTTCTAATCCAGGGCCATATGGCTTATCCCAGTCTTCAGGTAACCCATCACCATCTGCATCGTCGTTGTCAACTCTTCTTGAGCACCTCACAGTGTAATGGGCTGCTCCAGGAGCTTTCCCAATGCGAGAAAAAAAGTCACAATATATGACACCAATaagcccttctttctcatgcATCACATCCAGCCGCCGGACGGAAGAATGCCAAACTTCTCCAGGCGAGACTGCAGCTggtttgaaggagatgcCGTACAGTTTTGAGAAAATGCGTGAAAGTCCTGACATCACTGTACCAGTCGAGAAATAAGGAGAGATAGAAGGCTGTGAGCCCGTAGGAATGAGAGATGCCAGGTACTTGTCGCTATAATAGTCCCTGTCCCAGGCATGGAacggaggaagatgccGTGTCCGGGAACTCATTTGGTGAAAGTAATTCCCAGTCAGGGCAGTAGctttcattcttcttaACATATCGACTTCTGCTCTAGCAATGGGTCGATGGTGCTGAACGAGGGAGGTTAAGAAGCCCATTACATTTTCCGGTGTCTTAACCATCTTATCGACTAGAGCAACCTCCGCCCAATTGTTCTTTCCAAGGACGCTGGCTAGTTCagccctttccttcaacaTGGCTTCGAGCACATCAATCCTCTTTTTGTCCGCTCTCATTCCGCCGACGTACACCAGTTCTCGCGCCCTGCCTTCTCTTGCGTATTTTAAGACCATTTGCGCCTCCCAGCTTCCAGGTTCGATAGCAACCGGTCCACTTCGACCTTTTCGCGGTAAAGAATCAACAAACTGGCGACCCAATCCCATAAGTGAACGATGAGGATCGGGAATTTCTATGTGGGGAATTGTGGATGGGCCCGATGAtgcggaagagaggaaggagcgACCCAGGGAGAGCAAAGCGTCTGAATGCTTCACAAAACGTTCGCGAACGGAGGGCGGAAGATGTATACCTGATCGCTCAAAATCTGCGAGGAAAGTATGAGCGACCCTAAGCTCTGAAGTAGTCAATGGGTTGTTGAAAGGATGGATAATCGCTTTTGCAAGTGACTGAAAAATGGGTCAAGTAGTCAGCATGCTGATTTACCGATGTAACTCGGGGACTCACCTCATATAGACCACGAGTTGCATTGAGCTCGTTCATGAAACTACATAGTATTTGGTGAGTCCGATCGCTTTGATCCACCCAGTCTTGGTCTGGATGAACATTTCTAACCAATTCACACATATCAATCACCGCGCAAAGTATATCACTCAGCCTATCCAGGTTCTTTACCACAAGCCGTAATTCTCGACCAGTAGGATCCTGAGGAGCCACGACGATGCGTTGGACAATCGCTGAGGCTTGAATCAAAGTGCGATCTGTCAAGCGCCTTAACGAGTCGCTTTGAGTGAGAGGCGCATAAAGAAATAAACCTTTGGCATGTTCACTTCTCACGCCAGCCATGTCACCAAATATTGAATGAGGCAGATCAAAATGAGCTTTAACGGCAGAGTCATTGGATGTAGCTCGAGCTGGTATGTGTACGGGGACTGTCTTAAGGAGGAGTGCTGGAGAACTGGCGTCTTCGATTTCCAGAGCTGTCTGAGAAGCTGGTTTATAACTGACGTAGGAAGTCGTCAGAAGACGATATGGAatgaaaatggaaggagggcaaCGCCGCGCTGAACGCCGACGAAGAGACTGTTGCAGCCGCCGCATCGTTCATCCCAGTTCGATTGTTGACTGGAAATGAAGCCAGGTCGGGTATGTTCGTGTAAAAATGCGAAAAAAGTGAAAAGTAGCGAAAGTAGgtagaagagagaaagagaagcttGTAGAATGATAACAATATTATTTACAGGATTTGTCGGAGATCGGGAAAGGATAAAAGTGACGAGCGCCGGATAATCGAGAAATAATAAGGAACTACCGATCTGTGCACCGTAGTGTggttattattattatacAAAAACGCAGCCATTATGAGATCGTACTGAAAATGCCGCTCACATATGCAAGTACATAAAACAGTATGCAGCAGACTGCAACATCAGGTCGCCATGGTGAGTTGCGCAGCACATAAAGCACATGGTAtaggacaagaagaggataagACAAATAGCGCACAGTCGAGGAGCCGTCGCAACATCGCAGACATCAGTTAACAACGACATCAGCTGGAAATTTAGCAAGAGAGTGAACAGCGTGCCGTTTATCA includes the following:
- a CDS encoding mitochondrial intermediate peptidase 2 produces the protein MAGVRSEHAKGLFLYAPLTQSDSLRRLTDRTLIQASAIVQRIVVAPQDPTGRELRLVVKNLDRLSDILCAVIDMCELVRNVHPDQDWVDQSDRTHQILCSFMNELNATRGLYESLAKAIIHPFNNPLTTSELRVAHTFLADFERSGIHLPPSVRERFVKHSDALLSLGRSFLSSASSGPSTIPHIEIPDPHRSLMGLGRQFVDSLPRKGRSGPVAIEPGSWEAQMVLKYAREGRARELVYVGGMRADKKRIDVLEAMLKERAELASVLGKNNWAEVALVDKMVKTPENVMGFLTSLVQHHRPIARAEVDMLRRMKATALTGNYFHQMSSRTRHLPPFHAWDRDYYSDKYLASLIPTGSQPSISPYFSTGTVMSGLSRIFSKLYGISFKPAAVSPGEVWHSSVRRLDVMHEKEGLIGVIYCDFFSRIGKAPGAAHYTVRCSRRVDNDDADGDGLPEDWDKPYGPGLETEGEFLSGKPGKYQLPIVVLSMDVGTVNEERPALLNWNDLETLFHEMGHAIHSMIGRTEYHNVSGTRCATDFVELPSILMEHFVSSPVVLSTFAFHHATGEPLPIPVIEAHLALNQSLSALETHGQITMALLDQKYHTLRHGQDDFDSTAIWFQLQQEIGVIQPVPGTAWQTQFGHLYGYGATYYSYLFDRAIAGKIWSTLFHRPGVPQAYDQRAEGILTREGGELLKEKMLKWGGGRDPWEMIGNVIGGVEGEELSKGDEKALALVGSWTVV